A segment of the Candidatus Andeanibacterium colombiense genome:
GCTCGCCTGGCTGGGCGCCGCACTGGCGGTGTTTGGCGCGTTGGTCGCGTGCAACCGGCTCGGCGTGCGGCGCCCGTGGCCATTCGTGCTGGGCGCGGCGGTCCTGTGGTTATGCGTGCTCAACTCCGGCATCCACGCGACCATCGCCGGGGTGGCCGCTGCCCTGACGGTGCCGATGCGCGGCGGAATGCTGGAGCGCGTCGAGCACGCGCTGGTCGGCTGGACCGGCCTGCTGGTGGTACCGCTGTTCGGCTTCGCAAATGCCGGAGTATCGCTCGCCGGGATCGGCGCCGATCAACTGCTGGCGCCGCTCCCGCTCGCGATCGGCGCGGGGTTGGTCGTCGGCAAGCAGGCGGGAATCTTCGGATGCATCGCATTGTGCGACCGGCTCGGCATCGCCCGGCGCCCGGAAGGCGCGAGCTGGGCGCAGATCTGGGGCATGACGGTGCTGTGCGGGATCGGCTTCACGATGAGCCTGTTCATCGCCGAGCTCGCCTTTCCGCTCCATCCCGAACTGGTCGAGGAAGCGAAGCTGGGCATCCTCGGCGGGTCGCTGATCTCGGCGCTGCTGGGCTTTGCGGTGCTGCGGATCGGGGCACGCCGCATCGCCCGCTGAAGCGACAGCGCTCGTCAAAGAGTATACAGTCCCCGCATTGCCGAACACAGGCCCGCCCTTGACCAAAGCGTCTGCGCAGGCAGGGGCCTCAATCCGCGCGCGCCGGCGCTAAGACCCCCCGAAGTCCCCGCCTGGCGGGACTCTTAAAAGGTTCGGGGTGACCGGGCTCTCAAGCCAAATTGAAGAAACTCACGGGTTGATCGCGGGGACGTTCGGGGCCATCTGCTCCGCATGAGCATCGAGACCAAGCCGCCCGTCGGAGCAGATCTGCTCGCTGAGATCGACCGCCTGCGCAAGGAGCGCAACGCGGTGATCCTCGCGCATTACTATCAGCGCCCCGAGATCCAGGATCTCGCCGATTTCGTCGGCGACAGTCTCGAACTCAGCCGCAAGGCCGCGGCGACCAGCGCCGACGTGATCGCGTTCTGCGGGGTCAAGTTCATGGCCGACACCGCGAAGATCCTCAGTCCCGAGAAAATCGTGGTGCTGCCCGATCTCGACGCCGGCTGCAGCCTCGAGGATTCCTGCCCGCCAGAGAAGTTCAAGGCCTTCCGGGAATCGCATCCCGACCATATCGCGCTGACCTACATCAACTGCTCCACGGAAGTGAAGGCGCTGAGCGATATCATCGTCACCAGTTCCAGCGCGGAATCGATTCTGGCGCAGATCCCGCCCGAGCAGAAGATCATCTTCGGG
Coding sequences within it:
- the nhaA gene encoding Na+/H+ antiporter NhaA, producing MRNSLVSTARLLRLLASGDVFAGLLLIAVAVLAIAAANSPLAHFYHELFHGTLPWSPIAKLDTLHLWINDALMAVFFFVVGLEVKREVLAGNLADAASRRLPVLAALAGMAAPAALYLLVAGGMPDVAGGWAIPAATDIAFAMGVIGLLGGRVPPALRVFLLTVAIVDDIGAVLVIALFYTASLKLAWLGAALAVFGALVACNRLGVRRPWPFVLGAAVLWLCVLNSGIHATIAGVAAALTVPMRGGMLERVEHALVGWTGLLVVPLFGFANAGVSLAGIGADQLLAPLPLAIGAGLVVGKQAGIFGCIALCDRLGIARRPEGASWAQIWGMTVLCGIGFTMSLFIAELAFPLHPELVEEAKLGILGGSLISALLGFAVLRIGARRIAR